One sulfur-oxidizing endosymbiont of Gigantopelta aegis genomic region harbors:
- a CDS encoding histidine kinase: MPLEQVKKASKATEDLNRQPIQLKYSRLFLPLITLGNVLIILAGLNFLSLNQIINNHTLLLWLNMIILLVGLFFIFRISFLIRHDLVTPFIHLRNWALQMKKKDYSARLPMPKKGEFAKLAVDINSLSDKLQSLSAEFQQEVDKQIHKVEEKNHSLNILYEVATSINRSEDLDDLLSRFLQMLVSLTNARAGTVRLRTDNDQLKMVASIGLNDQFVREERYVPIKRCLCGTSLTQGSVECNVSIKTCTKLSGTRLFDGNDAEIIAVPLEHQGVHLGIYNLFIDKPNVYMSEDLSELLTSIGKHLGMAIEKSRLDKDTRQHSVMKERTLLAHELHDSLAQTLASLRFQVTILEENVLEKIPVEREEVTRLHESIDEAYREVRGLITHFRAPMNKQGLIPAIEQLVSNFQSNHDISIFFQNEWSMDLKSDQEFQIVRIVQESLANVGKHSKARAVRILARSPKNPNYNNKQCEILIEDDGIGMKNPNLTNSLGEHIGISVMEERARRIGGDISIETEAGEGTQILLTFPTQAMVEKSVKFFPNLVS; the protein is encoded by the coding sequence ATGCCTCTTGAACAAGTAAAGAAAGCCTCAAAAGCAACTGAAGACTTAAATCGCCAGCCTATTCAATTGAAGTATAGCCGTTTATTTTTACCGCTGATTACTTTGGGCAATGTCCTTATCATACTGGCCGGGTTAAATTTTCTATCGCTTAATCAAATAATCAATAACCATACCTTATTACTATGGCTAAATATGATTATATTATTGGTCGGTCTATTCTTTATTTTTCGTATTTCATTCTTAATTCGTCACGATTTAGTCACCCCTTTTATTCATTTACGCAATTGGGCTTTGCAAATGAAGAAAAAGGACTATTCTGCACGTCTGCCCATGCCAAAAAAAGGCGAATTTGCCAAATTGGCCGTGGATATCAATTCTCTGAGTGACAAATTACAAAGTCTGTCTGCTGAATTTCAACAGGAAGTAGACAAGCAAATACATAAAGTCGAAGAAAAAAATCACTCACTCAATATTCTTTATGAAGTAGCCACCTCCATCAACCGTTCTGAGGATCTGGATGATTTATTATCCCGTTTTTTACAGATGCTGGTGAGCCTAACTAATGCGCGAGCCGGCACAGTCCGCCTACGCACCGATAATGATCAATTAAAAATGGTCGCCTCTATTGGCTTAAATGATCAGTTCGTCAGAGAAGAACGCTACGTTCCCATAAAACGTTGTCTCTGTGGCACTTCGCTTACCCAAGGCTCTGTTGAGTGCAACGTATCAATAAAAACCTGTACCAAACTTTCTGGTACGCGCTTATTTGATGGTAATGATGCCGAAATCATTGCTGTGCCTTTGGAGCATCAAGGCGTACATTTGGGCATTTATAATCTATTCATTGATAAGCCCAATGTTTATATGAGTGAAGATTTGTCAGAATTGCTCACCAGTATCGGTAAACATCTGGGTATGGCGATTGAAAAATCACGGCTGGATAAAGATACTCGACAACACTCCGTGATGAAGGAAAGAACGCTATTGGCACATGAACTACATGACTCTTTAGCACAAACCTTAGCCAGCTTACGCTTCCAGGTCACTATTTTAGAAGAAAATGTTTTAGAAAAAATCCCTGTAGAGCGTGAAGAAGTCACCCGTCTACATGAAAGCATTGATGAAGCCTATCGTGAAGTCAGGGGACTCATTACGCACTTTAGAGCCCCCATGAATAAACAGGGACTGATTCCTGCCATAGAACAACTGGTGTCTAATTTTCAGTCCAATCACGATATTTCCATCTTCTTCCAGAACGAATGGTCGATGGATCTAAAATCAGATCAAGAATTTCAAATTGTACGCATCGTTCAAGAATCCTTAGCCAACGTTGGCAAGCACAGTAAAGCACGTGCCGTACGTATCTTGGCGCGCAGCCCCAAAAACCCTAACTATAACAATAAACAATGTGAAATTTTAATTGAAGATGATGGTATTGGTATGAAAAACCCCAACTTAACCAATAGTCTGGGTGAACATATTGGCATCAGTGTGATGGAAGAACGCGCTCGACGTATCGGTGGCGATATCTCAATCGAAACCGAAGCTGGTGAGGGCACGCAAATTCTGTTAACATTTCCAACCCAGGCGATGGTCGAGAAATCGGTCAAATTTTTCCCTAATTTAGTCAGTTAA
- a CDS encoding response regulator, giving the protein MRVLLIDDHTLFRAGLQGLLERMGIEVIASAGSGQEGLNIVSEKKPDVVLLDMRMPDMDGIEVLKKLREQGEKMPIAILTTVDDERDLIEALQCGAQGFLLKGMQPDELVTALQDIHEGKTVVAPDLTPILAKVVQGHIPPAPEPSPFSELTPRETEILFLLAEGQSNKVIARNLDISDGTVKLHVKAILRKLNIHSRVEAAVMAVQHGMLKKAAK; this is encoded by the coding sequence ATGCGAGTATTATTAATTGATGATCACACCCTTTTCCGTGCAGGCTTGCAGGGTCTATTGGAACGAATGGGGATCGAAGTCATCGCCAGTGCCGGCAGCGGTCAGGAGGGCTTAAACATCGTTAGTGAGAAAAAACCCGATGTGGTCCTCCTAGATATGCGTATGCCTGATATGGATGGCATTGAAGTGTTAAAAAAATTGCGTGAGCAAGGCGAAAAAATGCCCATTGCCATCCTTACTACGGTTGATGATGAGCGGGACTTAATCGAAGCCCTGCAATGTGGTGCGCAAGGCTTTTTACTTAAAGGTATGCAACCTGATGAGCTGGTTACAGCTTTACAAGATATTCATGAGGGTAAGACCGTTGTTGCACCTGATTTAACGCCAATCCTTGCTAAAGTTGTTCAGGGACATATTCCCCCAGCCCCTGAACCCAGCCCCTTTTCTGAATTAACACCCAGAGAAACAGAAATTCTATTTTTACTGGCTGAAGGCCAAAGCAATAAAGTGATTGCCCGTAACCTGGATATCTCTGATGGTACGGTAAAATTACACGTCAAAGCTATTTTGCGTAAACTCAATATTCATTCTAGAGTTGAGGCAGCAGTTATGGCCGTACAACATGGTATGCTGAAAAAAGCGGCTAAATAA
- a CDS encoding HesB/IscA family protein: MIKLTEDAANQINAQIKNSGGESDPLRVAVTKHKNHKGFQYLMGFDKKNDNDSLYEIRGINIIIHNDLLEITKGMEIDYVEIEGEDNQFIFKNPNDPNYKVPTE, from the coding sequence ATGATAAAACTGACTGAAGACGCAGCCAATCAAATCAATGCACAGATAAAGAACAGTGGTGGAGAAAGCGATCCACTACGTGTTGCAGTAACAAAACATAAAAACCATAAAGGTTTTCAATACTTAATGGGTTTTGACAAAAAAAATGACAATGATAGCCTCTATGAAATACGTGGTATCAACATTATTATTCACAATGATTTATTGGAAATTACCAAGGGCATGGAAATCGACTATGTCGAAATTGAGGGTGAAGATAATCAGTTTATTTTTAAAAACCCAAATGATCCTAATTATAAGGTTCCTACAGAATAA
- a CDS encoding histidine kinase dimerization/phospho-acceptor domain-containing protein, with amino-acid sequence MSIASAIGLFLVSSAIIYNETQRANTNSIDELTTLADVVGWNSAAAMAFYDMDATMEMLKALSKHPDIVMTNLCDSNGQLFSQYITPDYQNKASFKKLNIATWQCDNKARTNINDTYYLIKRSIKLQGEEIGSINIIYQQNALIKRLNNFYKLIATIAFISFLIVIIISTKLQKAFTTPLTELMQTMKSVSLEKKYNIRARKISGDEYGTLVDVFNEMLNEIQQRDSQLASYSQRLETEVADRTKDLYKKNQELQSITIEALQAKNIAEKANLVKSEFMATISHEIRTPMNGVLGMVEILLRTKLSARQNKLLKTVQRSGKSLLIIINEILDFSKFESGKLTLEKQAFRPNNLLNETLELFTEDAKDKGLIVSA; translated from the coding sequence ATGAGTATTGCATCTGCTATCGGCTTGTTTTTAGTCTCATCGGCAATCATTTATAATGAAACACAACGGGCGAATACCAATTCCATCGATGAATTAACGACCCTCGCTGATGTCGTCGGTTGGAATAGTGCTGCAGCAATGGCTTTTTATGACATGGATGCCACCATGGAAATGCTTAAGGCACTTAGTAAACATCCAGACATTGTTATGACAAACTTATGTGACAGTAACGGTCAACTTTTCAGTCAATATATAACACCTGATTATCAAAACAAAGCCTCTTTTAAAAAACTCAATATTGCTACCTGGCAATGTGACAATAAGGCTAGAACAAACATTAATGATACCTATTACCTCATTAAACGGTCAATTAAACTTCAGGGTGAAGAGATTGGTTCAATTAATATTATTTATCAGCAAAATGCTTTAATAAAACGCTTAAATAATTTTTACAAACTCATTGCGACCATTGCTTTTATCTCATTTTTAATCGTGATAATCATTTCAACCAAACTGCAAAAAGCCTTTACGACACCACTTACAGAATTAATGCAAACCATGAAATCTGTCTCACTAGAAAAAAAATATAATATTCGTGCGCGTAAAATTAGCGGTGATGAGTATGGTACTTTGGTCGATGTATTTAATGAAATGCTCAATGAAATACAACAGCGTGACAGTCAATTAGCAAGCTATAGTCAACGCCTTGAAACTGAAGTAGCTGATCGCACCAAAGACCTCTACAAAAAAAATCAGGAGCTACAAAGTATCACCATTGAAGCACTACAAGCAAAGAATATTGCAGAAAAAGCAAACTTGGTTAAAAGTGAATTTATGGCCACCATCAGTCATGAAATTCGCACTCCAATGAATGGTGTTCTAGGGATGGTTGAAATATTATTACGTACAAAATTGTCTGCAAGGCAAAACAAACTGCTCAAAACAGTTCAGCGTTCAGGAAAATCCTTATTAATTATTATCAACGAAATTCTCGACTTTTCAAAATTTGAATCAGGCAAGTTAACTCTGGAAAAACAGGCCTTTCGTCCAAATAATTTGCTTAATGAAACACTGGAACTTTTTACTGAAGACGCGAAAGATAAAGGTTTAATTGTAAGCGCTTAA
- the tnpA gene encoding IS66 family insertion sequence element accessory protein TnpA, producing MKPETQANSKQFWQDHVNQWNENSISQASYCQEHGLSIKRFGYYKRKLLGATTQTSAMTKGNGFIQLSSPKHYSARTSALIVELPNQLRIEGVTADNVQLVKQLAGLFQ from the coding sequence ATGAAACCAGAAACCCAAGCCAACTCAAAACAATTTTGGCAAGACCACGTTAATCAATGGAATGAAAACAGTATCAGCCAGGCATCCTATTGTCAGGAACATGGGCTATCCATCAAACGTTTTGGCTATTACAAGCGTAAGTTGCTGGGTGCAACAACGCAAACCAGTGCGATGACAAAGGGGAATGGTTTTATTCAACTATCCTCCCCGAAACACTATTCAGCCCGCACCTCAGCATTAATTGTAGAATTACCCAATCAGCTACGCATTGAAGGAGTGACTGCCGATAATGTACAGCTGGTAAAACAATTAGCAGGACTGTTCCAATGA